The following coding sequences are from one Pirellulales bacterium window:
- a CDS encoding PAS domain S-box protein, which yields MISAPIAKGTGAFAQHPLTTGHQPSASYNSLLAALLESTDDAIVSNTLQGIVTVWNKGAERLFGYTAEEMIGNNIRTILPTDRQGEEDEILTQLKHGEPIKHYDTVCRCKNGRLVQVSSSVSPIQSSDGTVMGGVKVVRNVTKRKTAEGTFRIAVEASPSAMAMVDQNGLIVLVNAALEKLFGYSREELIGQSIDRLIPERYRAAHATYRNAYLAQPESRMMGVGRNLYGLHKNGTEFPVEVNLNPVHSPRGFVVLCGIVDLTHRKKIEAAAARHTQELQRSNSALQEFAGVASHDLQEPLRMIVRYTELLKEYIGPKLDHKAEKYIGYIVGGGKRMQELIADLLAYSRINIQDKPFVSTDLNLTLKQVLEGLQALLEESGAVITRDPLPTLFGDPVQLRQLFQNLISNAIKFRSDRTPRIRIAARQEGHQWRVSVEDNGIGIEKQYSDSIFQMFQRLHERSKYEGNGIGLALAKQIVQRHGGQIGFESELNVGSTFFFTLPAQGAGNG from the coding sequence ATGATTTCGGCACCAATTGCAAAGGGGACGGGCGCCTTCGCCCAACACCCTCTGACAACCGGCCATCAACCCTCGGCCTCATACAACTCGCTACTGGCGGCGTTGCTTGAGTCCACCGATGACGCCATTGTTTCCAATACTCTGCAAGGCATTGTTACCGTTTGGAACAAGGGGGCGGAACGCCTGTTTGGCTATACGGCGGAGGAAATGATCGGAAATAATATCCGCACTATCCTACCCACAGATCGTCAGGGGGAGGAAGACGAAATCCTCACCCAGCTAAAACACGGTGAACCGATCAAGCACTATGACACAGTATGCCGTTGCAAGAACGGTCGCTTGGTGCAAGTTTCCAGCAGCGTTTCACCGATCCAATCCTCCGACGGAACGGTGATGGGCGGAGTCAAAGTTGTCCGGAACGTTACCAAGCGCAAAACAGCCGAAGGCACATTTCGGATCGCGGTGGAAGCTTCGCCCAGCGCGATGGCCATGGTCGATCAGAACGGTTTGATCGTGCTCGTCAACGCCGCCCTGGAAAAATTATTCGGTTACAGCCGGGAAGAATTGATTGGCCAATCGATCGATCGGCTGATTCCGGAGCGCTATCGAGCCGCTCATGCCACTTATCGAAATGCCTATCTAGCCCAGCCTGAATCCCGCATGATGGGAGTTGGACGCAACCTGTACGGCTTGCATAAAAATGGGACCGAGTTTCCCGTCGAAGTAAATTTGAATCCGGTCCACAGCCCACGAGGGTTTGTCGTGCTTTGTGGAATTGTGGACCTCACTCATCGAAAGAAAATCGAAGCCGCCGCGGCCCGGCATACTCAGGAACTGCAGCGGTCGAACAGCGCGCTGCAGGAATTCGCCGGCGTGGCCTCCCACGACCTTCAAGAACCGCTGCGTATGATCGTCAGATACACCGAGTTATTGAAGGAGTACATCGGGCCCAAACTCGACCATAAAGCCGAAAAGTACATCGGTTACATCGTCGGGGGAGGAAAGCGAATGCAGGAATTGATCGCGGACTTGCTGGCCTATTCTCGAATCAATATCCAGGATAAGCCTTTCGTTTCCACCGACTTGAACCTGACGCTGAAACAAGTTCTCGAAGGCTTACAGGCCCTGCTCGAAGAGAGCGGCGCCGTAATCACCAGGGACCCTTTGCCCACGTTATTCGGCGACCCTGTGCAGTTGCGTCAATTATTTCAAAACCTGATCAGCAACGCGATCAAGTTTCGCTCCGACCGCACTCCCCGCATACGGATCGCGGCTCGGCAGGAAGGACATCAGTGGCGCGTATCGGTGGAAGACAACGGCATCGGGATTGAGAAGCAATACTCCGACTCGATCTTTCAGATGTTTCAACGGTTGCACGAACGAAGTAAGTATGAAGGCAACGGCATCGGATTGGCGTTAGCCAAGCAAATTGTCCAACGGCATGGAGGACAAATTGGCTTCGAATCCGAACTCAACGTAGGAAGCACCTTTTTCTTTACGCTGCCTGCACAAGGAGCTGGCAATGGATGA
- a CDS encoding chemotaxis protein CheW, producing the protein MPSHLDRRYLVFRLNDQAYVLPTPAVEEIVSMAELTRPPCAPSLLAGFLNFGGDPVAVIDLRHLFELPPCEPDLYTPLIVLKCEAPRIALQVDAVSQIIGESDGKMMPLGDRCCLNDTATATLEVEGKKALLLSPERLLIDAERQRLTQLQQLERQRLATLQETVSCS; encoded by the coding sequence ATGCCATCGCACTTGGATCGACGCTATCTCGTGTTTCGCCTGAACGATCAGGCGTACGTCCTTCCCACTCCTGCAGTCGAAGAGATTGTTTCGATGGCTGAGTTGACACGACCGCCATGCGCGCCGTCGCTGCTGGCGGGTTTTCTCAATTTCGGCGGCGATCCCGTGGCGGTTATCGACCTGCGGCATCTGTTCGAATTACCTCCCTGTGAGCCCGACTTATACACGCCATTGATCGTGCTCAAGTGCGAAGCACCGCGGATCGCGCTGCAGGTGGACGCGGTATCGCAAATCATTGGCGAAAGCGATGGGAAAATGATGCCCCTGGGCGACCGGTGCTGCCTCAATGACACTGCGACCGCCACGCTGGAAGTGGAAGGCAAGAAGGCGCTCCTGTTGTCGCCGGAACGGCTGCTGATCGATGCGGAACGCCAAAGGCTGACCCAATTGCAGCAGCTAGAACGCCAACGCTTGGCAACTTTGCAGGAGACGGTTTCGTGCTCATGA